In Liquorilactobacillus hordei DSM 19519, the following proteins share a genomic window:
- the rnr gene encoding ribonuclease R — protein MENNIIKEKILRKLRESPDRDFQVQELAEAIAMTTAVQFKFVVQALAQLEHDKEVTLNQNGAFTIAKDDSLPKFVGVFHANDRGFGFVTVDVDTPDFFINPTQTMAALNGDEVEVIELRKADEKTGRGPEGKVVGIVKHAIEQVVGEFVIDSEEEYPEGIIGTVKLKDRKLSHYTFLVEDQGLNPVPGEVILADITAYPDAHLPGILKGIAIKVIGNVNDPGIDILQVVYQHDIPTHFPEEVMAEVEQIPDHVTDEERKGRVDLTEQDLVTIDSIESKDLDDAVTAWKLDNGNYHLGVHIADVSHYVRVGTALNDEAFSRGTSVYLTDRVIPMLPHKLSNGICSLNPKVERLAMSCEMEIDSEGNVLNHKIFPSVIKTTERMTYVAINKILESRDEKTMARYENLVPMFETMNELHKILLKMRKRRGAIEFEDTEAKIIVDEKGHPVDIQLRERGTSERIVESFMLAANETVAEHFNHLRVPFIYRIHETPKAEKMLSFFEALSSLGIEASGSSNDVKPKMLQTILKKVAGKPEEAMVSTMLLRSMQQAKYSDQPLGHFGLGAQDYTHFTSPIRRYPDLLVHRLIRFYEQNGINDETKEEYKQEIPEIALHSSQMERRAIDAERDTDAMKKAEYMADHVGEEFDAVVSSVTKFGMFVGLPNTVEGLIHISEMKDDYYEYLDKHMVLVGRHTKRTYRIGQPIRVKLVNVNVDQKEVDFTLLNPEDAPKTDLLVKAGGNDSRRGNGDKKYQGNRKYDSKKGNSKNRDKQHGYRPFKDKLKKRH, from the coding sequence ATGGAAAATAATATTATTAAAGAAAAGATACTAAGAAAATTAAGAGAATCACCAGATCGTGATTTTCAAGTTCAAGAGTTAGCTGAGGCTATTGCAATGACAACAGCAGTTCAGTTTAAATTTGTAGTGCAAGCATTAGCACAACTAGAGCATGATAAAGAAGTAACACTTAACCAAAATGGAGCATTTACAATTGCTAAGGATGATTCTCTTCCAAAGTTTGTTGGTGTTTTTCATGCAAATGATCGTGGCTTTGGTTTTGTAACAGTAGATGTCGACACACCTGATTTTTTTATTAACCCAACACAAACAATGGCGGCTTTGAATGGTGATGAAGTTGAAGTTATTGAGCTTAGAAAAGCTGATGAGAAAACTGGTAGAGGACCCGAGGGAAAAGTCGTTGGGATTGTTAAACATGCTATTGAGCAAGTCGTTGGTGAGTTTGTTATAGATAGTGAAGAGGAATATCCAGAAGGTATTATTGGGACAGTGAAATTAAAAGATCGTAAATTATCTCATTATACTTTTTTGGTTGAAGATCAGGGGTTAAACCCGGTTCCAGGCGAAGTAATTTTAGCGGATATCACTGCCTACCCTGATGCACACCTTCCAGGAATACTCAAAGGTATTGCGATAAAGGTAATTGGAAATGTCAATGATCCTGGAATTGATATTTTACAGGTTGTTTATCAACATGATATTCCAACCCATTTTCCAGAAGAAGTGATGGCAGAGGTTGAGCAGATTCCTGACCATGTAACTGATGAGGAACGTAAGGGTAGGGTGGATTTGACTGAGCAAGATTTGGTCACAATTGATAGCATTGAATCTAAGGACCTTGATGATGCGGTTACAGCATGGAAGTTAGATAATGGCAATTATCATTTAGGTGTGCATATTGCGGATGTCTCTCATTATGTAAGAGTTGGTACAGCGTTGAACGATGAAGCCTTCAGTCGAGGTACTTCAGTTTATTTGACAGATCGTGTGATTCCAATGTTGCCACATAAATTATCAAATGGAATTTGTTCGTTAAATCCCAAGGTTGAACGATTAGCAATGAGTTGTGAAATGGAGATTGATTCAGAAGGTAATGTATTGAATCATAAAATTTTCCCAAGTGTTATTAAAACAACGGAAAGAATGACTTATGTTGCGATTAATAAAATTCTTGAGTCGCGTGATGAAAAAACAATGGCACGATATGAGAATTTAGTTCCGATGTTTGAAACAATGAATGAACTCCATAAAATTTTGCTTAAAATGAGAAAAAGACGCGGAGCAATTGAATTTGAGGATACAGAGGCAAAGATTATTGTTGATGAAAAAGGGCATCCAGTTGATATTCAGTTGCGAGAGCGCGGAACTAGTGAAAGAATAGTTGAATCATTTATGCTTGCTGCTAATGAAACAGTTGCTGAACATTTCAACCATTTACGCGTTCCTTTTATTTATCGTATTCATGAAACTCCAAAAGCAGAAAAAATGCTATCATTTTTTGAAGCATTGTCTAGTTTAGGAATTGAAGCATCTGGTAGCAGTAATGATGTAAAACCTAAGATGTTACAAACAATTTTGAAGAAAGTAGCGGGTAAACCAGAGGAAGCAATGGTTTCAACGATGTTACTACGTTCAATGCAGCAAGCAAAATATTCTGACCAACCATTAGGACATTTTGGTCTTGGGGCACAAGATTACACACATTTCACATCTCCAATTAGAAGATATCCAGATCTTCTAGTTCATCGTTTAATTCGTTTTTATGAACAAAATGGGATTAATGATGAAACAAAGGAAGAATATAAGCAAGAAATCCCTGAAATAGCTCTCCATAGTTCACAAATGGAGCGGCGTGCAATTGATGCAGAACGTGATACTGATGCGATGAAGAAAGCTGAATATATGGCTGATCATGTCGGTGAAGAGTTTGATGCAGTTGTTAGTTCTGTAACAAAATTCGGGATGTTTGTTGGGCTACCTAATACGGTTGAAGGTCTTATTCACATTAGTGAAATGAAAGATGATTACTATGAGTACTTGGATAAACATATGGTTCTAGTTGGTCGTCATACCAAGAGAACTTACCGAATTGGACAACCAATAAGGGTCAAGTTAGTTAATGTTAATGTTGATCAAAAGGAAGTTGACTTCACTCTTTTAAATCCTGAAGATGCTCCTAAGACTGATTTGTTGGTCAAAGCTGGAGGAAATGATTCAAGGAGAGGCAATGGCGATAAAAAATATCAGGGAAATCGTAAGTATGATAGTAAAAAGGGTAATTCAAAAAACAGAGATAAGCAGCATGGTTATCGTCCCTTTAAAGATAAGTTAAAAAAGAGACACTGA
- a CDS encoding GNAT family N-acetyltransferase produces the protein MLIRKATDQDSKAIVSLFNIIIDEMDLEIVRTLDCSKLDIVFQKSFETPEFLSQWAQTIVAVENDKVVGFLYGYPFENEKKINKLMHSFLQDAGLSPSIVIFSDPEAYPDEWYLNSIAVNPKYQGHGIGSKLLTATDDLAANQNKNKIGLNVDWENPRAEALYHNYGFKNVGQTKLGDHNYNHLQKSI, from the coding sequence TTGTTAATTAGAAAAGCTACAGACCAAGATTCCAAGGCAATTGTTTCTTTATTCAATATAATTATTGATGAGATGGATTTGGAGATTGTCAGGACATTAGATTGTTCTAAATTGGATATTGTCTTTCAAAAATCATTTGAAACCCCAGAGTTTTTATCACAATGGGCTCAAACGATCGTTGCCGTTGAAAATGATAAAGTTGTAGGATTCCTATATGGATACCCCTTTGAAAATGAGAAGAAAATCAACAAATTAATGCACTCCTTCTTGCAAGATGCTGGTCTCTCTCCCTCAATTGTAATATTTTCTGATCCCGAGGCATACCCAGATGAATGGTATTTAAATTCAATTGCTGTCAATCCTAAGTATCAAGGGCATGGAATTGGGAGTAAACTACTAACGGCTACTGATGATCTAGCGGCAAATCAAAATAAGAATAAGATTGGTTTGAATGTAGATTGGGAAAATCCACGAGCAGAGGCTTTATACCATAATTATGGTTTTAAGAATGTCGGTCAAACAAAATTAGGCGATCATAACTATAATCACTTGCAAAAAAGTATATGA
- a CDS encoding IS1182 family transposase: protein MYNNYNINQTVLSIKTDWEPKENHPARMINQIVEDLKIKDPYIFGRPRKYDLRVLLKLILFAYTKGIFSSRRINTLAEENLAARWLTQEQVPAYRTICRFRISDEVENLINQCIQKLTKYLKQNNFIDEVTFIDGTKILADANKYSFVWRKNTVRFDKLNRSAIISLLEELNEAKFKCQLPAETDLTLEMLDEIILRLENDLKDLNKKIEKEHISPNPDKSRRRKLKSLKRKLKLRQAKLLDHKMQTKIYGKRNSYSKTDHDATFMRIKEDPMLNGQLKPAYNLQIATSKQFVTAFGIFQNPGDTKTLIPFLQQQKAAGTLGKYIVADAGYGSESNYQYLEDELPEHTALIPYGTMLKENSRKWESDDRKVMNWAYHPKDDYFIDLQGVRFSFYAFRKRKDKYGFIREFKEYKANKYDNDFQVDNRAFTKSGKPRKISINGTWEYFKAKERKLLSNHQTGSIYGRRKIDVESVFGGLKACLGFRRFSVRGLEKVKREAGIALMAMNIRKLVAKNTNYNYFITQKKRLVKIKERFSLISSILKDLWHSPFFYFT, encoded by the coding sequence ATGTATAATAATTATAACATAAATCAGACTGTACTTAGTATCAAAACTGACTGGGAACCAAAAGAAAATCATCCTGCACGGATGATTAATCAAATAGTTGAAGACCTTAAAATTAAAGATCCCTACATCTTTGGACGTCCGCGTAAGTATGATCTGCGTGTACTTTTAAAATTAATTTTGTTTGCGTACACAAAAGGTATCTTCAGTAGTCGTCGTATTAATACCTTGGCAGAAGAGAATTTGGCAGCCCGCTGGCTGACGCAAGAACAAGTTCCAGCCTACCGAACAATTTGTCGTTTTAGAATTTCAGATGAAGTTGAGAACTTGATCAATCAATGCATTCAAAAACTAACCAAATATCTAAAGCAAAATAACTTTATTGATGAGGTTACTTTTATTGATGGAACTAAAATTTTGGCTGATGCCAATAAGTATAGTTTTGTTTGGCGTAAAAATACTGTTCGTTTTGACAAGCTTAATCGCTCTGCGATTATATCCCTTCTGGAAGAATTAAATGAAGCTAAATTTAAGTGTCAGCTCCCTGCAGAGACAGATCTTACTTTAGAAATGCTTGATGAAATTATCTTGCGGTTAGAAAATGACTTGAAAGATTTGAATAAAAAGATTGAAAAAGAACACATCTCTCCCAATCCAGACAAGTCAAGGCGTCGAAAACTAAAATCTTTAAAACGAAAACTTAAGTTACGGCAAGCTAAATTATTAGATCATAAAATGCAAACCAAAATTTATGGTAAAAGAAATAGTTATTCGAAAACAGATCATGATGCAACTTTCATGCGTATTAAGGAAGATCCAATGCTCAACGGACAGCTAAAACCGGCTTATAATCTACAAATCGCCACAAGTAAACAATTTGTAACTGCCTTTGGCATTTTTCAAAATCCAGGAGATACCAAAACATTAATTCCCTTTTTACAGCAACAGAAAGCAGCTGGAACTTTAGGTAAGTATATTGTGGCTGATGCAGGATACGGTTCAGAATCAAATTATCAATATCTTGAAGATGAACTACCTGAACATACGGCATTAATTCCATATGGTACGATGCTGAAAGAAAATAGTCGCAAATGGGAAAGTGACGACCGTAAGGTCATGAATTGGGCATATCATCCTAAAGACGATTATTTTATTGATCTGCAAGGAGTTAGATTTAGTTTTTATGCTTTCCGTAAGCGCAAAGACAAGTATGGGTTTATACGTGAATTTAAAGAGTATAAGGCAAACAAATACGATAACGATTTTCAGGTTGATAACCGAGCATTCACTAAAAGCGGAAAACCTCGTAAAATAAGTATTAATGGCACATGGGAATATTTCAAAGCTAAAGAACGCAAATTGCTTTCAAATCACCAAACTGGTTCAATTTACGGACGACGTAAAATAGACGTTGAATCAGTTTTTGGTGGATTGAAGGCTTGTTTAGGTTTTAGAAGATTTTCAGTTAGGGGGCTTGAAAAGGTAAAAAGGGAGGCTGGAATTGCCTTGATGGCAATGAATATTAGAAAATTGGTGGCGAAGAACACCAATTATAATTATTTTATAACACAAAAGAAGAGATTAGTGAAAATCAAAGAACGATTTTCACTAATCTCTTCTATTTTGAAGGACTTATGGCACAGCCCCTTTTTTTACTTTACATAA
- a CDS encoding Cof-type HAD-IIB family hydrolase yields MIQIIASDMDGTLLNDHMVISKRNSDAIKAAQKAGVHFVVSTGRGYTEIKPLIEEAGFNCPMITLNGAQVFDKNGNLLSSAAINDTLASNVLYLLKKTGLYFEIVTSAGIYSDSKTNRIENFAELLTKVSPETPYKLAVSMAAARFELMNVNYIDDYLKIIEDPSIKVYKFVTFSNEGPKKLNPIREELKQFASLVVTSSSSSNIEINHVNAQKGAALQAFADLMNIPMDNVMAIGDNNNDMSMLKVAGVSYAMGNAITEVKQTAKRLTKSNTEDGVGLAIEEVLKEK; encoded by the coding sequence ATGATACAAATTATTGCTTCTGATATGGATGGCACTCTACTAAACGATCATATGGTTATTTCAAAAAGAAATTCCGATGCCATTAAGGCTGCACAAAAAGCAGGTGTCCATTTCGTCGTTTCGACTGGTCGTGGGTATACAGAAATCAAGCCACTTATCGAAGAAGCGGGATTTAATTGCCCAATGATTACTTTAAATGGTGCTCAAGTATTTGATAAAAATGGTAACCTTCTAAGTTCTGCTGCAATTAATGACACACTTGCAAGCAATGTTTTATATCTATTGAAGAAAACAGGTTTGTATTTTGAAATTGTTACTTCTGCGGGAATTTACTCAGACAGTAAGACAAATCGAATTGAGAATTTTGCTGAGTTATTAACAAAAGTCAGCCCAGAAACACCATACAAATTAGCAGTTTCTATGGCTGCTGCACGTTTTGAACTGATGAATGTTAATTATATTGATGATTATTTGAAAATAATCGAAGATCCCTCAATAAAGGTTTATAAATTTGTTACCTTTAGTAACGAAGGTCCCAAAAAACTTAATCCTATCAGAGAAGAATTAAAACAATTTGCCTCTCTTGTAGTTACTTCATCCTCAAGTTCTAATATTGAAATCAATCATGTAAATGCACAAAAGGGAGCGGCTCTTCAAGCTTTCGCTGATTTAATGAATATTCCTATGGACAATGTTATGGCTATTGGTGACAACAATAATGATATGTCGATGTTGAAAGTTGCAGGTGTTAGTTATGCAATGGGTAACGCCATCACTGAAGTAAAGCAGACTGCTAAGCGTTTGACTAAAAGTAATACTGAAGATGGTGTTGGTTTAGCCATTGAAGAAGTGTTAAAAGAAAAATAA
- the smpB gene encoding SsrA-binding protein SmpB: MVKKKHENPPLAQNKKASHDYAIIDTVEAGIVLTGTEIKSVRARRINLKDGFAQIRNSEVWLMNVHISPYEQGNQFNHDPLRNRKLLLHKKQIADLGKMTSDKGITLVPLKVYIKSGFAKVLLGVGKGKRDYDKRESIKRKDQERQIQRTLKNYS, translated from the coding sequence ATGGTAAAAAAGAAACATGAGAATCCTCCTTTGGCCCAAAACAAAAAAGCGAGCCATGATTATGCGATAATTGATACGGTTGAAGCTGGAATTGTTTTAACTGGAACAGAAATTAAATCAGTACGTGCACGTCGAATAAACCTTAAGGATGGTTTTGCACAAATTCGTAATAGTGAAGTCTGGCTGATGAATGTTCATATTTCGCCATATGAACAAGGAAATCAGTTTAATCACGATCCACTTAGAAATCGTAAATTATTACTTCATAAAAAACAAATTGCTGATTTAGGTAAGATGACTTCTGACAAGGGAATCACTTTAGTCCCACTAAAGGTTTATATTAAAAGTGGATTTGCTAAAGTTTTGCTTGGAGTAGGTAAAGGTAAACGTGACTATGACAAGAGGGAATCTATCAAACGTAAAGATCAAGAACGACAAATCCAGCGAACATTGAAAAACTATAGTTAG
- a CDS encoding 2-isopropylmalate synthase yields the protein MKQIQFFDTTLRDGEQTIGVNFSIEDKIRIAKQLVNWGVDVIEAGFPVASKNDFKSVRKIGQEITGCKVTGLARCVKKDIDAVSAALGDTPNGQIHVFIATSPIHREAKLHMTKDEVIETIENCVSYAHQKFEHVEFSPEDATRTEWNFLVKAIRTAIFAGADVINIPDTTGYTNPEEISELFDYLKDNIPEFDEVVFSIHCHNDLGMATANALAAIQHGATRVEGTINGIGERAGNTALEEIATTLMVRKDFYQVETNICLTKTFEIAKMVSQKSKMQIPNNKPITGTNAFSHESGIHQDGFLKNHATYEILTPQSVGVAHSSIPLGKLSGSHAVIVKLEEMGYKIDKETTKDIFIKFKAIADNQPIVSDDDLVQIMNEIQGVASKK from the coding sequence ATGAAACAAATACAATTTTTTGATACAACATTACGTGATGGCGAACAGACAATTGGTGTTAATTTTTCGATTGAGGATAAAATAAGAATAGCTAAACAATTAGTTAACTGGGGTGTAGATGTAATTGAAGCAGGTTTCCCTGTTGCATCAAAGAATGATTTTAAATCAGTTAGAAAAATTGGACAGGAAATAACAGGATGTAAGGTAACAGGACTGGCACGTTGTGTAAAAAAAGATATTGATGCAGTGAGTGCTGCCTTAGGAGACACTCCAAATGGTCAAATTCATGTGTTTATTGCAACGAGTCCTATCCATCGTGAAGCAAAGTTACATATGACCAAAGATGAAGTAATCGAAACAATTGAGAATTGTGTTAGTTATGCTCATCAAAAATTTGAGCATGTTGAATTTTCCCCAGAGGATGCAACTAGAACGGAATGGAATTTTTTGGTTAAAGCAATTCGCACAGCAATTTTTGCAGGAGCAGACGTGATTAATATTCCTGATACTACAGGCTACACTAATCCAGAAGAAATTAGTGAGTTATTTGATTATTTAAAAGACAATATTCCTGAATTTGATGAAGTAGTATTTTCGATACATTGTCATAATGACTTAGGAATGGCAACAGCCAATGCATTAGCCGCAATTCAACATGGCGCAACTAGGGTAGAAGGAACAATTAACGGTATAGGTGAACGTGCAGGGAATACAGCACTTGAAGAAATTGCAACGACATTAATGGTGCGGAAGGACTTTTATCAAGTTGAGACTAATATCTGTTTAACCAAGACTTTCGAAATAGCTAAAATGGTTAGTCAAAAATCAAAAATGCAGATTCCTAATAATAAACCTATTACAGGAACTAATGCATTTTCACATGAATCAGGAATTCATCAAGACGGCTTTTTGAAGAATCATGCAACGTATGAGATTTTAACTCCGCAAAGTGTGGGAGTTGCACATTCATCGATCCCTTTGGGAAAATTGTCGGGTTCACATGCAGTGATAGTAAAGTTAGAAGAGATGGGATATAAAATTGATAAAGAGACAACTAAGGATATTTTCATTAAATTCAAAGCGATTGCTGATAATCAGCCAATTGTTTCCGATGATGATTTAGTTCAGATAATGAACGAAATACAAGGAGTTGCAAGTAAAAAATAG
- a CDS encoding 3D domain-containing protein, with product MKIIGVVTKYILLIAFVMTTMTSGVSADTVSSLQGQQSSAQKKLDTNNDQLSKKITAVNQVYQEIQQLNEKKKDTAANITAVKEKLEAAKSEKQKRVADAKARLRELQLREGTNDTLQVLENSSNLSQWLGNVIALTRLQAVYNDSLAAVKQSVNKISTDRKQLVTYQASLDSQAKDLALKKDQMSASLSSLKQLVKNNQAAVATLANKVSWAKESAAKEAAAQASASSLAVQQQAQAATSSSSAQSSTTSSSAAVSSQSSSSTTASSSSSANSAITTTATNVVSTGSSSKTLTMQSTGYSTAQSGLSSYSATGINLSQHPSCIAVDPSVIPLGSIVWVSGYGVTVAGDTGGAIKGNIIDVHFSTVAQAQSWGRRSVTVKILS from the coding sequence ATGAAAATAATTGGGGTCGTCACAAAATACATATTACTAATAGCATTTGTAATGACAACCATGACAAGTGGGGTTTCTGCAGATACTGTAAGTAGCTTACAAGGGCAGCAAAGTAGTGCCCAGAAAAAATTAGATACCAATAATGATCAATTATCTAAAAAGATTACGGCTGTTAATCAAGTGTACCAAGAGATACAACAGTTGAATGAAAAGAAAAAGGATACAGCCGCTAACATTACAGCTGTTAAGGAAAAACTCGAAGCTGCCAAGTCGGAAAAACAAAAGCGTGTTGCAGATGCTAAAGCTAGATTAAGAGAACTTCAATTAAGAGAAGGAACAAATGATACGCTTCAGGTTCTTGAAAATTCTAGTAATTTATCTCAATGGTTAGGTAATGTTATTGCATTAACTCGTTTACAAGCTGTTTACAATGATAGCTTAGCTGCTGTTAAACAGAGTGTTAATAAAATTTCAACCGATCGCAAGCAACTGGTAACATATCAAGCAAGTCTTGATAGTCAGGCGAAAGACTTAGCTTTGAAGAAGGATCAGATGAGTGCTTCGTTGAGTTCTCTAAAGCAGCTGGTGAAAAATAATCAAGCGGCAGTGGCAACTCTTGCTAATAAGGTTTCATGGGCAAAGGAAAGTGCAGCAAAAGAAGCAGCAGCACAGGCAAGTGCTAGTTCACTTGCTGTACAACAACAAGCACAAGCAGCAACAAGTAGTAGTTCAGCACAGTCATCAACAACAAGTTCTTCTGCAGCAGTATCTAGTCAAAGTTCCAGCTCTACAACGGCTAGTAGCAGTAGTTCTGCAAATTCTGCAATAACTACAACAGCGACCAATGTTGTATCAACAGGTAGTAGCTCAAAAACGCTTACTATGCAATCAACCGGATATTCGACTGCTCAGAGTGGTTTGAGCTCTTATAGTGCAACAGGAATTAATTTAAGTCAACACCCAAGTTGTATAGCGGTTGATCCCAGTGTCATCCCATTAGGAAGTATTGTCTGGGTTTCAGGTTATGGAGTTACAGTAGCCGGAGATACAGGTGGCGCAATAAAGGGAAACATTATTGATGTGCATTTTTCAACTGTTGCACAGGCGCAGAGTTGGGGAAGAAGATCAGTTACAGTTAAGATATTGAGTTAA
- a CDS encoding LURP-one-related/scramblase family protein translates to MRNLYAHRHRLSTQGATKIVDQNSKAIYLVVGNWGRHQDVLSVYAISGELLAQIKQRGFGIFPKFELFLNTEKVGSLRRINFGNRDLILIKGLNWMVVGNIVNFTYKIYHKQTLIMSLQEVMLSSGKFLELTVNNKDDEPLCLAIVAILDYFASSSQRKRNSRYQLQVKYD, encoded by the coding sequence TTGCGTAACTTGTATGCCCACCGACATCGTCTCAGTACCCAGGGTGCAACTAAAATCGTAGATCAAAATTCAAAAGCAATCTACCTTGTTGTTGGCAATTGGGGCAGGCATCAAGATGTTTTATCAGTATATGCAATCTCTGGCGAGCTATTAGCACAAATCAAGCAGCGAGGCTTTGGAATATTCCCCAAATTTGAACTTTTTCTTAATACTGAAAAAGTCGGTTCCCTTCGACGAATTAATTTTGGCAATAGGGATCTCATTCTCATAAAAGGTCTAAATTGGATGGTAGTGGGCAATATCGTTAATTTTACTTATAAGATTTATCATAAGCAAACATTGATAATGTCATTACAAGAGGTGATGCTGTCTTCTGGTAAATTTTTAGAATTGACTGTCAACAATAAAGATGATGAGCCGCTCTGTTTAGCCATTGTTGCAATTTTAGATTATTTTGCAAGTTCGTCCCAAAGAAAACGAAATTCACGTTACCAATTACAGGTTAAATATGATTAA
- a CDS encoding IS3 family transposase — protein sequence MQRDYPFITLLKVAGLARSTYYYHLACLNRPDKYRQVKQIIRQEFARSHQTYGYRRMRFVLKQHHVKLCLETVRKIMFSMGLKVTLFSKHSGRYNSYHGHVGQVVPNLLKQQFKAHKPYTVLHTDVSQFKLTCGKWGYISTVIDEASNEVLAAKVSSTPNRVLIDQTLETVIKKIPATTKPILHSDQGWQYQMTNYQAKLRHHHFIQSMSRKGNCLDNAPVESFFSMLKRECLRRIKVTSLSELSTLVEHYVAWYNNQRISLKRHGLTPVEYRKQYLTNN from the coding sequence TTGCAGCGTGATTATCCCTTTATTACGCTCTTAAAAGTTGCGGGACTTGCGCGTTCGACGTATTACTATCATTTAGCTTGTCTAAACCGGCCTGATAAATATCGTCAGGTTAAACAAATTATTCGGCAAGAATTTGCCCGCTCTCATCAAACTTATGGTTATCGTCGCATGAGATTTGTTTTAAAACAGCATCATGTTAAACTTTGTCTAGAAACTGTTCGTAAAATTATGTTTTCTATGGGTCTGAAAGTTACTCTTTTTTCAAAACATTCTGGTCGGTACAACTCATATCATGGTCATGTTGGACAGGTGGTACCTAACTTGCTCAAGCAACAATTCAAGGCCCATAAACCATATACTGTTTTGCATACTGACGTCAGTCAGTTTAAACTTACGTGTGGAAAATGGGGTTATATTTCGACAGTTATTGATGAGGCTAGTAATGAAGTTTTAGCCGCTAAAGTTAGTTCAACACCCAATCGTGTTTTGATCGATCAAACCCTTGAAACAGTCATTAAAAAAATTCCCGCAACCACTAAACCAATTCTACACTCTGATCAAGGATGGCAATATCAAATGACCAATTATCAAGCTAAACTAAGACATCATCATTTCATTCAAAGCATGTCTCGTAAGGGAAATTGTTTAGACAATGCCCCAGTTGAGAGCTTTTTCAGTATGCTTAAACGTGAATGTTTAAGGCGCATTAAGGTTACTTCGCTCAGTGAACTAAGTACATTAGTGGAACATTATGTTGCTTGGTATAATAACCAGCGAATTTCACTTAAGCGTCACGGATTAACTCCAGTCGAATATCGTAAACAGTATCTAACTAATAATTAA
- a CDS encoding helix-turn-helix domain-containing protein has protein sequence MTRNYTYSFKLKVVKEYLNGENSLHTLCLKYKMPSDTPLVIWVSRYKAFGPTGLKQLKRRHYSNDFKVAVITYYLNHSTSIQKTAIHFNISHTVVYNWLKLMRQFGIKAVISSKIGRPKMVKKKKETSKKKTEQQLIERQQKQIRHLEQELSYTKIENVYLKKLDAVIRNKKQH, from the coding sequence TTGACACGTAATTATACCTACAGCTTTAAGTTGAAAGTAGTTAAAGAATATTTAAATGGTGAAAATTCACTCCACACACTGTGTCTGAAATATAAGATGCCGAGTGATACTCCATTAGTAATTTGGGTGTCGCGTTATAAAGCTTTTGGTCCTACCGGACTTAAACAGCTTAAACGCCGGCACTATTCTAATGATTTCAAGGTAGCGGTTATTACATATTACTTGAACCATTCTACCAGTATTCAAAAAACAGCCATCCACTTTAATATCAGCCACACAGTCGTTTATAATTGGCTTAAATTAATGCGGCAATTTGGAATTAAAGCCGTAATTTCATCTAAGATAGGACGACCCAAGATGGTTAAGAAAAAGAAAGAAACATCCAAGAAAAAGACCGAACAACAGTTAATAGAGAGACAACAAAAACAAATCAGACATTTAGAACAGGAACTTTCCTATACTAAAATTGAGAATGTTTATCTAAAAAAATTGGATGCCGTAATTCGAAACAAAAAACAGCACTAA